The genomic DNA AACCGGTTAGAGCCACCAATGAAACTGCAGATAATGGTCTCATGAATCTGAAATCATAAAAACcgaaacatttcaaaccaattaaaTTCTGAATGGTAAAAGATAGAATGTGTAACATGATTCAAAACTAACCGTGTGATATTACGCCAAAGTCCACTAAAACGAAGCACAATTTAAAGAGTTGAAGCAACAATAGCAGCAGCTCCTTGAGTCCCTCTCATAATCCTCTCAAATTTCTATATAATCATCAACATGTGGCAGTCAATTGGATGTAATATTGAATGAAACACTATAAGTTTTATAAAAGGTTGATGTGCAAGTGTGTAACCACCTCTTGAGGTTCCACGGTGTCGCTATATTGACCTGCCAAAATGATTGAAACAGTAGTAGGCACGAAAGTgtatgaccccccccccccccacaaaacgACAGATGGCAACCGTGCCCAAATATGTGTTTGTGTCAATGTGTTCAAACCAGCAACAAACAATAGTCTTTGAATCATCATTGCTTTTTCAGCCTAAAATAGACAAATAAACCAACCATCCCATGTAGCTGAATAAAAAAAACTAAGGAATTTTAAAGAATATGAGTTTTCAAAATTTAGTGGAAACTGTAAACACTTACATTCCCACCACTCGTGGCACAGAAGTAGCTGTTGCGCTGTCGTTATTGGCAGACTATGTGGATAGCCGGTCGTCAGCTGTTGTGTTTGGAACGGAGCAAACAAAAACTGGGTTTAGGGCATGCATTAGTTATTATGTTGGATTAACGGCGATAAAGGTGATAAAAGTTTCTTGGCATAATCTGTGGCAATCCAATCTCAACACATTTAGCAACCTACAGAACATTAAGGAAGTATATAAAACTAATATTTTTAGGCATAATTAGCATCATTCTATATACATATCCCCTATATgcagataatatatatatatatacacgcacATATTTATATATGCATACCAAGGGAAAATCAAACTCATATAATCCATAAACGGTTAGAGCCACCAATGAAACTGTAGATGATGGTCTCATGAATCTGAAATCGTAAAAACCGAAACTTTTCCAACCAATTAAACTCTGAATGGTAAAAGATAGAATGTGTAACATGTTTCAAAACTAATCGTGTGATATTACACCAAAGTCCACTAAAACCAATCACAATTTGAAGAGTTGAAGCAACAATAGCAGCAGCTCCTTGAGGCCCTCTCACAATCCTCTCAAATTTCTATATAATCATTAACATGTGGGAGTCAATTGGATGTAATATTAAACGAAACACTATAAGTTTCATAAAAGGTTGATGTGTAAGTGTGCAACCACCACTTGAGAATCCACGATGTCGCTATATTGACCAGCCAAAATGATTGAAATAGTAGTGTGCACGAAAGTgtatgaccccccccccccacaacgACAGCTGGCAACCGTGTCCCAAGATGCGTTTATGTCAATGTGTTCAAACCAGCAACAAACAATAGTCTTTGAATCATCGGTGCCTTTTCTTCCTAAAATAGACAAATAAACCAACCAGCACATGTATCAGAATAAAATCAACAAACAAAAAACCaagaaataaaaaagaatatGAGTTTTCAAAATGTAGTGGAAGCTGTAAAGAGTTACATTCCCACCACCCGTGGCACATAAATAGCTGTTGCGCTGGCGTTATTGGCAGAATACGGGGATAGTTGGTCGTCGGAGGGTACATGCATAATACTCAACGTGGTACGTATATAGCTGTTGTGTTTGGGACGgaacaaacaaaaaaattgggttTAGGGCATGCATCAGTTATTATGTTGGATTAACAGCGATAAAGGCGATAAAAGTTTCTTGGTAGTCCAAAAATATACGGTAAGGCAAGTATTGTTTATTGTGTCCGATCTGATGTGGCCAAATTGTTAAACGTTTCTTTGTAAACGATGTTTCTGGTATGGTTTTTCATGCTACCGTTGCCATCCCCGACGATGACAATCTTTAAACCGTCAGGTGTCGTAACCCTTGAAAGCGCGACATAAAGCTGGCCATGGCTAAACACAGGTCGGGGCAAATACAGACCAACAACTTTTAATGACTGGCCTTGACTTTTATTAATGGTCATTGCATAGCATGGTTTCACTGGGAACTGGCGTCTTTTCATAATAAATGGCCATTTTGATTTCGTGGATGAAAGGGTTATCCTCGGTATTAATGCAGTATCTCCACGATTAGACCCAGTAAGTATCCTAGCCTTGATTACAAATTTCCCAAGGTCTGTGATAATAAGACGGGTGCCATTACATAATCCTTGCGAGGGGTTCACATTTCTTAAAAGCATGATAGGGAGGCCTTCTTTTAAATGCAAAGCGTGCGGTGGCATACCTGACAATGTCAAATAATTAAAGAATTTAACTGGTCACAATTTTTTTGTCTGTAACTAATATTTTAGTGccggggggtggggggtgggggtacCTGGGAATGTCAAAGAGTTTAGGAATTTAGACGGATAGAGTTGTTCCTGTTCTAATACATCCGTGGATGCGCGACATATCTCGTCAGAACTCTTGTAGGTCTTTGTGGTCCGTCTCAATTGTGCAAACATGTAATCATTGATTTCGTCCACGTCTATATTGAGTGGGGTTAGTATTGCTCTTTCACACAAAAAATCGTCATCGGCCTGCCTTTCTGTAAACGACGGGAAGACATCGTTAACAATCGATTCCACAGGAAGGCCACAACTATCAACGATGAACCTGGCGGGTATCTCGATCCAGGTTGGCTCATCTTCACCTTCTTTGGCTTTTGAGGGAACGATTCCATCGCCGATTTCTAACAACCATTTGTTGAAACGTTGCCTATCCATGTCTAGCACACCTGTTGAGGTGTATTCGTTGACACCCATACTACGGTGGAGACTGAAGAGTTCACAACTTTTCCACTGATACGATTTATTTATGCATGCCTGAACAACATCTTCTGTTTTTCCCTTTGGGATGACGGGAAGGATTTGCCTGAAATCACCACCAAGCAAAACAGGCATGCCACCAAACACACGTTCCCTGTTTGCGTAGGTAGAAAACCCCAAGATATCTCTAAGTGTTTTATCAAGTGCTTCAAAGGCATATTTTTGCATCATTGGTGCTTCGTCCCAGATGATTAACCTTACCTCTTGTAACATGTGTGCCAACTGGGTATTTTGTTTGATGGCACACGTGCTATTGTGAAGTAATTCTAAAGGGATAGCGAAGCGGCTATGAGCTGTCTGACCTTCGGGTAATAGAAGGGACGCGATACCTGACGTGCGGGGATAGGTAAAGTGAGTAAAAATGGAGTTGCGTACGCAACCACATACATTATGTAGCACGAGAATAATTATACAACATTACagaattattttttttacctGAAGATGCAACCGCAAGGGCAATCATGCCCATAGATCTTAAGCGTGACAGAATGGCTCTGTACAGGAAAGTCTTGCCTGTCCCACCCGGACCATACACGAAATAGAACCCGCCTTTTCGGGTGGTAACAGAATCAATGACTGTGTCGTATATGACCGTTTGTTCCGTGTTAAGTGATGCATATAATTGATCGTGTTCGTTTGTCAACTTTTTTTTATTGTAACTCAACTCTTCCCTGATTAGACGATTATCCATCTTATCGAGGAGCGACGTATCCGGTTGTGGCATATCTGTGAAATCCGCCAACGATTTTCCATTTTTCTCCAATAGTTCATTTAGTTCAATGAGGCAGTAGTTCTTAAGCTAGTCGTCTGATAAATGTAATCCTGGGAACATGAAGAGCCTACGTTTCAGGTACAAAATATCATCAGATAGTATCTCCCAATTCTGTGCCCACAGTTGTGCCGGGCGGTTCACTTCGCAAAACAACAACATGGTAACAAACAATTCCCGTAGCTGGGAACCGGACGCCCATAATTTAGCCTCTGAAAGGGCGTTATTCCACTCCTTGTCATCATTAAGCAAGCCATACGCATAGCAGGCTTCTTTGAACGTTGCATACACGACTCCGTCGACCGTTTTTATTTCTTCGAAACTTCGGGGCCCTCTCACAATTCCCAACAACATCCTTAGATAATACTTTGGCCCAGCTGCTGGATTGCAATACACAATCCGCCCAATGGCTGTCCGCTCCAACCGCGTTTTCCATACCTTGTTATCCTCTTGCCACACATACCTTGTTGGTATCTCGGCGTACGTTAACTTTCTTGCCGCTTCATCTCTGTTGTTTAGCGCAAACCATTGGGTGAACATTGTGTCTTGTATCCCGTCCCGGTTTAACAGGGCCGACAAGCTGTCCGAATCACGTAATGTGAGCAGATGTTGATTAGGTGTATGGAACGTTAGCTTCATGACAGATGGGAATGAGTAATGTATAGGAAATGCAAGCATTCTCCACACAGCTTCACATGGCGATAAGTACCGGCAATCCAGATAGTTTTTAATCTCATCGACCTTAACAGTCTGTTGTGTACGCTTTATACCATCATTGCCAATGTTTTCCTGAACAACCATTGTAGCCCTGTCTGGCCCCTTGTTTAAGTATTTAAACAGGTATTTTATTGCTCGGGACTGGTTGCACCATTCAACATTGATGTGCGATTCGTACTTTAAGAGGAGATAACGGTTGTATAGGACGACAAACCGGTTGTCAAG from Helianthus annuus cultivar XRQ/B chromosome 7, HanXRQr2.0-SUNRISE, whole genome shotgun sequence includes the following:
- the LOC110896239 gene encoding ATP-dependent DNA helicase PIF7-like — encoded protein: MPQPDTSLLDKMDNRLIREELSYNKKKLTNEHDQLYASLNTEQTVIYDTVIDSVTTRKGGFYFVYGPGGTGKTFLYRAILSRLRSMGMIALAVASSGIASLLLPEGQTAHSRFAIPLELLHNSTCAIKQNTQLAHMLQEVRLIIWDEAPMMQKYAFEALDKTLRDILGFSTYANRERVFGGMPVLLGGDFRQILPVIPKGKTEDVVQACINKSYQWKSCELFSLHRSMGVNEYTSTGVLDMDRQRFNKWLLEIGDGIVPSKAKEGEDEPTWIEIPARFIVDSCGLPVESIVNDVFPSFTERQADDDFLCERAILTPLNIDVDEINDYMFAQLRRTTKTYKSSDEICRASTDVLEQEQLYPSKFLNSLTFPGMPPHALHLKEGLPIMLLRNVNPSQGLCNGTRLIITDLGKFKFERIVRGPQGAAAIVASTLQISLIGWKSFGFYDFRFMRPSSTVSLVALTVYGLYEFDFPLVAKCVEIGLPQIMPRNFYHLYRR
- the LOC110896241 gene encoding uncharacterized protein LOC110896241, which codes for MALCRAFGNPDLFVTFTANPKWPEIEDMVSLIPGQKSHDRADVVSHVFKLKLTFLIEDIMKKQIFGSCKAVVYTIEFQKRGQPHAHLLLWLEHSAASRTPAGIDDLISTEIPSEIDDPSGYKAITDYMLHGPCGNDARSAPCTIDGKCMKHFPKPFYRETTIDEDGYPVYRRRDTKIFFKKGKTMLDNRFVVLYNRYLLLKYESHINVEWCNQSRAIKYLFKYLNKGPDRATMVVQENIGNDGIKRTQQTVKVDEIKNYLDCRYLSPCEAVWRMLAFPIHYSFPSVMKLTFHTPNQHLLTLRDSDSLSALLNRDGIQDTMFTQWFALNNRDEAARKLTYAEIPTRYVWQEDNKVWKTRLERTAIGRIVYCNPAAGPKYYLRMLLGIVRGPRSFEEIKTVDGVVYATFKEACYAYGLLNDDKEWNNALSEAKLWASGSQLRELFVTMLLFCEVNRPAQLWAQNWEILSDDILYLKRRLFMFPGLHLSDD